The Chryseobacterium indicum genome includes a window with the following:
- the lpdA gene encoding dihydrolipoyl dehydrogenase translates to MSQFDVTVIGSGPGGYVAAIRAAQLGFTTAIIEKYPTLGGTCLNVGCIPSKALLDSSEHFENAKHNFAGHGIIINEPQADIARMIERKNEVIKQNTDGISYLMNKNKITVFEGVGSFESATQIKVTKNDGSTETIESKYTIIATGSKPSSLPFITLDKERVITSTEALNLKEIPKHLVVIGGGVIGLELGSVYLRLGAQVTVVEFMDKIIPTMDGALSKELTKVLKKQGMKFMLSTAVSAVERNGDTVKITAKDKKGEEVTVEGDYCLVSVGRKPYTDGLGLEKAGVELDERGRVKVNDHLQTNVANIYAIGDVIKGAMLAHKAEEEGVFVAETLAGQKPHINYNLIPGVVYTWPEVAGVGKTEEQLKEEGVAYKVGSFPMRALGRSRASGDVDGLVKIIADEKTDEVLGMHIVGARAADLIAEGVIAMEFRASAEDIARSSHAHPTYAEAIKEAALDATAKRPIHM, encoded by the coding sequence ATGAGTCAATTTGATGTTACCGTAATCGGTTCCGGTCCTGGTGGTTATGTTGCTGCAATCCGTGCTGCACAATTAGGTTTCACAACAGCAATTATTGAAAAATATCCAACTTTGGGAGGAACTTGTCTTAACGTGGGATGTATTCCGTCAAAAGCGCTTTTAGACAGCTCTGAGCATTTTGAGAACGCAAAACACAATTTTGCAGGTCACGGAATCATTATCAACGAGCCTCAAGCCGACATTGCAAGAATGATCGAGCGTAAAAATGAGGTAATCAAACAAAACACAGACGGAATCAGCTATCTGATGAACAAAAACAAAATCACTGTTTTTGAAGGAGTTGGAAGTTTCGAATCTGCTACTCAGATCAAAGTAACGAAAAACGACGGTTCTACAGAAACCATCGAATCCAAATATACCATCATTGCAACAGGTTCTAAACCTTCTTCTTTACCTTTCATCACTTTAGATAAAGAAAGGGTAATTACTTCTACGGAAGCTTTAAATCTTAAAGAAATTCCGAAACATTTAGTGGTAATCGGAGGTGGAGTAATCGGTCTTGAATTAGGTTCTGTTTACTTAAGATTGGGAGCTCAGGTTACTGTGGTAGAGTTCATGGATAAAATTATCCCGACAATGGACGGAGCGTTAAGTAAAGAATTAACGAAAGTTCTTAAAAAGCAGGGAATGAAGTTCATGCTTTCTACAGCCGTTTCAGCCGTGGAAAGAAACGGAGATACCGTAAAAATTACAGCGAAAGACAAAAAAGGAGAGGAAGTAACGGTAGAAGGAGATTACTGTCTGGTTTCTGTAGGAAGAAAACCTTACACAGACGGACTTGGACTGGAAAAAGCTGGTGTTGAGCTTGACGAAAGAGGAAGAGTGAAAGTAAATGACCATTTACAGACCAACGTTGCCAACATTTATGCAATCGGGGACGTTATAAAAGGAGCAATGCTGGCTCACAAAGCAGAAGAGGAAGGCGTTTTTGTTGCTGAAACTTTAGCAGGACAGAAGCCTCACATCAATTATAATTTAATTCCGGGAGTGGTTTACACATGGCCGGAAGTTGCAGGAGTTGGAAAAACCGAAGAGCAGTTGAAAGAGGAAGGAGTCGCTTACAAAGTAGGTTCTTTCCCGATGAGAGCTTTGGGAAGAAGCCGTGCAAGTGGTGATGTGGATGGTTTGGTAAAAATTATTGCAGATGAAAAAACAGACGAAGTTCTTGGAATGCACATCGTAGGAGCAAGAGCAGCAGATTTAATTGCTGAAGGAGTTATTGCTATGGAATTCCGCGCAAGTGCAGAAGATATCGCAAGAAGTTCTCACGCGCACCCGACGTATGCGGAAGCGATTAAAGAAGCAGCTTTAGATGCTACCGCGAAAAGACCAATTCATATGTAA
- a CDS encoding DUF4476 domain-containing protein has protein sequence MKNIFMSVLFLVGSFSFAQEAGKAGELLKNEASKTEMESPKAKRTESRNSNNSGFRNQNGNNNGFRVKNPNYQWNQQYGYSEVFLRIPEQGMFSVELGDQFISNNSGRFRFFDLPSGRIPVSIYESGYLLYRTTLNVRNNSRLVLDFFTNEGLFLLDSYPVQNQSYGFNDWNDVWNNPYGNSGGWNDGGSYANLMDNSSFSEFMDMLRKNARFDDSKLSMIRQQMRTTMFTSQQISALVKEVSFDKNKLSLAKSMFSKCVDKHKYFLVYDAFDFESSKRELMEFVQNS, from the coding sequence ATGAAAAATATATTTATGAGTGTTTTGTTTCTTGTAGGAAGTTTTTCTTTCGCGCAGGAAGCAGGAAAAGCAGGCGAGCTTTTAAAAAACGAGGCTTCAAAAACAGAAATGGAATCTCCAAAAGCAAAAAGAACGGAGAGCAGAAACAGCAATAATTCAGGGTTCAGAAATCAGAATGGAAATAATAACGGATTCAGAGTTAAAAATCCAAATTATCAATGGAATCAGCAGTATGGATATTCCGAAGTTTTTCTGAGAATTCCAGAGCAGGGAATGTTCAGTGTGGAACTGGGAGATCAGTTTATTTCCAACAATTCCGGAAGATTCAGATTTTTTGATCTCCCGTCGGGAAGAATTCCTGTTTCGATTTACGAAAGCGGGTATTTATTATACAGAACCACTTTAAATGTAAGAAACAACAGCAGGCTGGTTCTTGATTTCTTTACCAATGAAGGATTGTTTTTATTAGATTCATATCCTGTTCAGAACCAGTCTTACGGATTTAATGACTGGAATGATGTCTGGAATAATCCTTACGGAAATTCGGGAGGATGGAATGATGGCGGAAGTTATGCCAATTTAATGGATAACAGTTCTTTCAGTGAATTCATGGATATGTTGAGAAAAAATGCTAGATTCGACGACAGTAAACTCTCTATGATCCGACAGCAGATGCGTACAACCATGTTTACTTCCCAACAGATCAGTGCTTTGGTAAAAGAAGTGAGTTTTGATAAAAATAAACTTTCCCTTGCAAAATCTATGTTTTCAAAATGTGTAGATAAGCATAAATATTTTCTGGTTTATGATGCCTTCGATTTTGAAAGCAGCAAACGGGAACTGATGGAATTTGTACAAAATTCATAA
- a CDS encoding CvfB family protein: MQFGKTQTLKISDKNNSGWILTDESGEKAFLPKIFIQDDKEIDDEIEVFVYQDDGKLKATTEIPLAEVGEFAVMSCVQSLPSGAFMDWGIIKDLFIPYKQQKSKIIEGKRYLVYIYVDEDLELITGTTKFKRNPQYQDLPFQKGDRVDLIMMNESELGWNVVINKKYIGLIYNSDVFKKLYPLSEESGYIKEIREDGKIDVSLQPQGFENIDEFKKKILDKLEENYGLLHLSDKSTPEEIKDEVQMSKKNFKKAIGGLYKDKIIDILDDKIRLL, translated from the coding sequence ATGCAATTCGGAAAAACTCAGACTTTAAAAATTTCAGATAAAAATAATTCAGGATGGATCTTAACAGACGAATCCGGAGAAAAAGCTTTTCTTCCTAAAATTTTCATTCAGGATGATAAGGAAATTGATGACGAAATTGAGGTTTTTGTATATCAGGATGATGGAAAATTAAAAGCAACCACAGAAATTCCTTTGGCAGAAGTAGGAGAGTTTGCCGTAATGAGCTGTGTACAAAGTCTTCCAAGCGGGGCTTTTATGGATTGGGGAATCATCAAAGATTTGTTTATTCCTTACAAGCAGCAGAAATCTAAGATCATTGAAGGAAAAAGATATTTAGTATACATTTATGTGGATGAAGATCTGGAACTGATTACCGGAACCACGAAATTCAAAAGAAATCCTCAATATCAGGATCTGCCTTTCCAGAAAGGAGATCGTGTGGATTTAATTATGATGAATGAAAGTGAGTTGGGCTGGAATGTAGTCATCAACAAAAAATATATCGGACTCATCTACAATTCGGATGTATTCAAAAAGCTGTATCCGTTGTCTGAAGAATCCGGTTATATCAAAGAGATCCGCGAAGACGGAAAGATTGACGTTTCCTTACAGCCACAAGGTTTTGAAAATATCGATGAGTTTAAAAAGAAAATTTTAGACAAACTTGAAGAAAACTACGGTTTGCTTCATCTTTCAGACAAATCAACTCCTGAAGAAATTAAAGACGAAGTTCAGATGAGCAAAAAGAACTTTAAAAAAGCCATCGGAGGATTGTATAAAGATAAAATCATCGATATTCTGGACGATAAAATTCGGTTATTGTAA
- a CDS encoding IS5 family transposase, with amino-acid sequence MLGKNPEKKPELFRPMLVDFIDHEHELVLLSEKIDWNYFEKEFSPLYSKVGNPSHPIRFMVGCLLLKHLYNLGDETLEKAWIMNPYMQHFCGRVFFEHEFPCDPSNFVHFRKRIGEKGIEKIFAYSVRMHDAKTNTSNFVLSDTTVQENNTSFPTDAKLCKKVIDYCNKIAGNEGIKQRQRYTKVSKQMVRNTYNGKHPKRAKAARKSQRQLKTIAMRLIRELQRNFNAEQQEFYKDLMTLYTKVVTQKRNDADKIYSIHKPFTRCIAKGKAHSQYEFGNKVGLITTANKGKKIILGIKAFLQTPYDGHTIEPLLEQMETGGQKLPKELVYDRGGRGKSEIKGVKISIPSTPRKKDTAYQKQTKRKKFRTRAAIEPIIGHLKTDFRLAKNYFMGETGPQINALLAATAWNMKKMMELLKQKIIFLFYKIQIMLFSNPVFKNKLNSGFC; translated from the coding sequence ATGTTGGGGAAAAATCCAGAAAAGAAGCCAGAATTATTCCGCCCAATGTTGGTGGATTTTATTGACCACGAGCATGAACTTGTTCTACTTTCAGAAAAAATAGATTGGAATTATTTTGAGAAAGAATTTTCGCCCTTGTATTCCAAAGTGGGCAATCCGAGCCATCCGATTCGGTTTATGGTGGGTTGTTTGCTACTGAAACATTTGTATAATTTGGGCGATGAGACGTTGGAAAAAGCCTGGATCATGAATCCTTATATGCAGCATTTTTGTGGCAGGGTTTTCTTTGAACACGAATTTCCTTGTGACCCGAGTAATTTTGTTCATTTCCGAAAAAGAATTGGCGAAAAAGGTATCGAAAAAATCTTTGCCTACAGCGTAAGAATGCACGATGCCAAGACGAACACCTCAAATTTTGTTTTGTCCGATACTACCGTTCAGGAGAATAATACCTCTTTTCCTACCGATGCAAAATTGTGCAAAAAAGTGATTGATTATTGCAACAAAATAGCCGGAAATGAAGGCATAAAACAAAGACAACGCTACACAAAAGTCAGCAAACAAATGGTGCGCAACACCTACAACGGAAAACATCCCAAGCGGGCAAAAGCGGCAAGGAAATCTCAAAGACAGCTCAAAACCATCGCCATGAGACTGATTCGTGAATTGCAACGGAATTTTAATGCAGAACAGCAAGAATTTTATAAAGATTTAATGACATTGTACACCAAGGTTGTCACACAAAAAAGAAACGATGCCGATAAAATTTACAGCATTCACAAGCCTTTTACCCGATGTATTGCCAAAGGAAAAGCGCATAGCCAGTATGAATTTGGGAATAAGGTAGGTTTGATAACCACCGCCAACAAAGGCAAGAAAATTATTCTCGGGATTAAAGCATTTTTGCAAACTCCTTACGATGGTCACACCATAGAACCACTTTTGGAACAGATGGAAACCGGTGGTCAAAAGCTCCCAAAAGAACTCGTTTACGATAGAGGTGGCAGAGGAAAATCAGAAATAAAGGGCGTGAAAATCTCCATCCCAAGCACTCCAAGAAAAAAAGACACTGCTTATCAAAAGCAGACAAAGCGCAAAAAATTTAGAACCAGAGCGGCAATAGAACCTATCATCGGACATTTAAAAACCGATTTTAGGCTGGCAAAAAATTACTTCATGGGAGAAACGGGACCACAAATCAATGCATTACTAGCTGCAACCGCTTGGAACATGAAGAAAATGATGGAACTACTGAAACAGAAAATTATTTTCTTATTTTATAAGATACAAATTATGCTGTTTTCTAATCCTGTTTTTAAAAATAAATTAAATAGTGGGTTTTGTTAA
- a CDS encoding T9SS type B sorting domain-containing protein: MRKILFLCTVFCCGFLFSQSKISKNNDYYFYENKGQIVDQDGKENAGVKYLFHSAGLNVQLRSNGFSYDVYETKKTVNPNSSKFRKDHSVDAKTYCYDEFNYENIFHRIDIELINSNKTAKIIAEGKSSDYDNYYNIPNKPKGITNVHRYQKVSYKNIYPNIDLVFFKPNDTSKPIEYNFIINPGGKISDIKMKFSGALVAVKENKLLMKLRFGEMYENIPNSWIAGNKKENIHVSFNDLGDEIFGFNAPVNVSDKTIVIDPVPTRVWGSYAGGYGEDYGKIKTDDQNRPYLYGGTTSTSNIATSGAYQTWLNGQADAFIMKLTSDGQRSWSTYYGTSKTDYFNDVTFDENYNVYLGGTAEKTLTKDALLVKLNANGNLMYIKDFSGTQVDECYTVSYNQSHIYLGGETMSTDFPVINAAYPVKPSGAGYYDGFLIDLDSATGNAQWSTYFGGSSLSTSIFTIFSSTNNLEVIGATQSSTIPMINPFQATYGGTSDGLYLKFSKSGILLRSSYFGENGQESVREARIINNKLLLAGEYMELVPGSVLKPGVWKVDLASNAIDKVYFPFIYQMQLTAYIDITGNIFFGGLAYTNQTGIATPGAYMETTGPYIKTFLVKYNSSNVKEWGTFYGGNGGTQLGTPTKDSNGFIYFTGMSSNNTTGIATPGTFQQQGGHPSNDIFIAKFQDCTSSAVISSNSPVCINSNLQLSATGGTNYNWTGPNGFTSTLQNPVIPNATAANAGVYTCQVTGSGACDGSFTVNVVVGDNVAPIPNTASLPNITGDCHTTISNFPKATDNCAGIITATTTDPLSYSVPGTYVIHWTYNDGNGNVSAQNQNVTVTATALPVTTNLQQIFCKSTNPTVANIQITGQNIKWYNAAGNVLPSTTALVNGQTYYASQTINGCESDKIAVQVTVNETSKPTGNAVQDFCASANPTLASLVVTGTSLKFYDAAGNILPLTTPLVNGTVYYITQTLNNCESEKLAITVTLSTNNVPANDYSATFCNSTTGNSMMVNLTSYQSNIIANPSGYTFTYTDDFGNVITNPSAYSINLGATVIHVKVSTPDGCFKIVRLNLALNPKPIFNLPERIDFCKGKTVTLDAGSGFSSYLWNNGATTQTITVSAPGNYSVTVTNSFGCQSTDNIQVSYTVLPEIVSVNISNNSATVILSATGSFEYSLDNFTWQDSNIFTNLNIGEYIVYVRTKGGCIIGQKPFSIFNIPNAFTPNADGYNDQWKIAGLENYPGTEVNVYDRRGLPVFKEIISKKPLQWDGKLNGSPVPTGNYWYTIKVSDGRVYTGWLLIKNRD; this comes from the coding sequence ATGCGAAAAATATTGTTTCTATGCACAGTTTTCTGCTGTGGATTTTTGTTTTCTCAAAGCAAAATTTCAAAAAACAATGATTATTATTTTTACGAAAACAAGGGACAGATCGTAGATCAGGACGGTAAAGAAAATGCAGGCGTAAAATACCTTTTTCATTCTGCAGGACTGAATGTACAGCTTCGATCTAATGGTTTTTCTTATGATGTTTATGAAACAAAAAAAACAGTAAACCCGAATTCGTCAAAATTCCGAAAAGACCATTCTGTTGATGCAAAAACATATTGTTATGATGAATTTAATTATGAAAATATATTTCACCGAATTGATATTGAATTAATTAATTCGAACAAAACAGCAAAAATAATTGCTGAAGGCAAGTCTTCAGATTATGATAATTATTACAACATTCCCAACAAACCAAAGGGAATAACGAATGTACATCGTTACCAAAAAGTTTCTTATAAAAACATTTATCCGAACATTGATCTGGTATTTTTTAAACCTAATGATACTTCAAAACCCATTGAGTATAATTTCATTATCAATCCAGGAGGAAAAATTTCAGATATTAAAATGAAATTCAGTGGTGCTCTTGTTGCTGTAAAAGAGAATAAACTTTTAATGAAATTACGTTTCGGAGAAATGTATGAAAATATTCCTAACAGCTGGATTGCAGGAAATAAAAAAGAGAATATTCATGTTTCTTTTAATGATCTTGGTGATGAGATTTTCGGATTTAATGCTCCTGTAAATGTTTCTGATAAAACTATTGTTATTGATCCGGTTCCTACAAGGGTTTGGGGAAGTTATGCAGGAGGTTATGGAGAAGATTACGGAAAAATTAAAACTGACGATCAAAACAGACCTTATCTTTATGGAGGAACTACCAGTACTTCTAATATTGCTACAAGTGGTGCATATCAAACTTGGCTAAACGGACAAGCTGATGCATTTATAATGAAACTTACAAGTGACGGGCAAAGATCCTGGAGTACTTATTACGGAACTTCCAAAACAGATTATTTCAATGATGTTACGTTTGATGAAAATTATAATGTTTATCTCGGCGGTACAGCAGAAAAAACACTTACTAAAGATGCACTATTAGTAAAATTAAATGCGAATGGAAATTTAATGTATATTAAAGATTTCAGCGGAACTCAAGTTGATGAATGCTATACTGTTTCCTATAACCAAAGCCATATTTATCTTGGAGGAGAAACGATGAGTACAGACTTTCCGGTTATTAATGCTGCATATCCTGTAAAACCAAGCGGAGCAGGGTATTATGATGGGTTCTTAATTGATCTGGACAGTGCAACGGGTAATGCACAATGGTCTACTTATTTTGGAGGTTCATCATTATCAACATCTATTTTCACTATATTTTCTTCTACAAATAATCTGGAAGTGATTGGAGCAACGCAATCTTCTACAATTCCAATGATTAATCCGTTTCAGGCTACATATGGCGGCACATCGGATGGACTCTATTTAAAATTTTCAAAATCAGGAATTTTGTTAAGATCAAGCTATTTTGGAGAAAACGGGCAGGAAAGTGTACGTGAAGCAAGAATCATTAATAATAAACTTTTACTTGCTGGCGAATATATGGAGCTTGTTCCTGGTAGTGTTCTAAAACCGGGAGTCTGGAAAGTAGATTTAGCATCCAACGCTATCGATAAAGTTTATTTTCCATTTATTTATCAGATGCAATTAACAGCCTATATAGATATTACAGGAAATATATTTTTTGGAGGGCTGGCTTACACAAACCAAACGGGCATTGCAACTCCCGGTGCTTATATGGAAACAACTGGACCCTATATTAAAACTTTTTTAGTAAAATATAATTCTAGTAATGTTAAAGAATGGGGAACTTTTTATGGAGGTAACGGGGGAACTCAATTAGGAACACCAACTAAAGACAGTAACGGATTTATTTACTTTACAGGAATGTCCAGTAATAATACAACTGGTATTGCAACTCCGGGAACATTTCAGCAGCAAGGCGGTCATCCATCGAATGATATATTTATTGCAAAATTTCAGGATTGTACTTCTTCTGCTGTAATTTCATCAAACTCTCCCGTTTGTATCAACTCTAATCTTCAGCTAAGCGCAACCGGAGGCACAAATTACAACTGGACAGGTCCAAACGGATTTACTTCTACTCTACAGAATCCTGTAATTCCCAACGCAACAGCAGCTAACGCAGGAGTATACACCTGTCAGGTTACCGGCTCAGGAGCCTGCGACGGAAGTTTTACAGTAAACGTAGTTGTAGGAGACAATGTTGCTCCAATTCCAAATACTGCCAGTCTTCCTAATATTACCGGAGACTGTCATACTACGATTTCGAATTTTCCAAAAGCAACAGATAATTGTGCCGGAATTATTACGGCAACCACTACCGATCCTCTTTCCTATTCTGTTCCGGGAACTTATGTGATCCACTGGACTTATAATGACGGAAATGGAAATGTTTCGGCTCAAAACCAAAATGTAACGGTAACAGCAACGGCATTACCTGTAACAACCAATCTTCAGCAAATCTTCTGTAAAAGCACCAATCCAACGGTTGCCAATATTCAGATTACAGGACAGAATATCAAATGGTACAATGCAGCCGGAAATGTTTTGCCTTCTACAACGGCTCTGGTAAACGGACAGACCTATTATGCTTCTCAAACGATTAACGGATGCGAAAGTGATAAAATCGCTGTTCAGGTTACTGTAAATGAAACTTCGAAACCTACAGGAAACGCTGTTCAGGATTTTTGTGCTTCGGCAAATCCTACTTTGGCAAGTTTAGTTGTAACCGGAACTTCCCTTAAGTTTTATGATGCCGCAGGAAATATCTTACCACTTACAACTCCTCTGGTAAATGGAACGGTTTACTACATAACACAGACGCTGAACAACTGTGAATCTGAAAAACTGGCAATTACGGTAACACTTTCAACGAATAATGTTCCTGCCAATGATTATTCGGCGACGTTCTGTAACAGTACGACAGGAAACTCTATGATGGTGAATTTAACGTCGTATCAAAGTAATATTATTGCCAATCCTTCAGGATATACATTTACTTATACGGATGATTTTGGGAACGTAATTACCAATCCTTCGGCATATTCTATCAATTTAGGTGCTACTGTAATCCACGTAAAAGTTTCCACACCGGACGGATGTTTTAAGATTGTACGATTAAACTTAGCACTGAACCCTAAACCTATATTTAACCTTCCTGAAAGAATTGATTTCTGTAAAGGAAAAACAGTTACTTTGGATGCTGGAAGCGGATTTTCATCTTATCTATGGAATAACGGAGCCACTACTCAGACAATTACCGTTTCAGCTCCGGGAAATTATTCTGTAACAGTAACGAATAGTTTTGGCTGTCAGAGTACAGATAACATTCAGGTAAGTTATACTGTTTTGCCGGAAATTGTTTCCGTAAATATCAGCAATAATTCCGCAACGGTAATCCTTTCTGCGACAGGCAGCTTTGAATATTCTTTAGATAACTTCACATGGCAGGATTCTAACATTTTCACGAACTTAAATATTGGAGAATATATTGTTTATGTAAGAACAAAAGGCGGCTGTATCATTGGTCAGAAACCTTTTTCGATATTCAACATCCCAAATGCATTCACTCCCAATGCAGACGGATATAACGACCAATGGAAAATTGCAGGACTGGAAAATTATCCGGGAACTGAAGTGAACGTTTACGACAGAAGAGGTCTTCCTGTTTTCAAGGAGATTATTTCTAAAAAACCTTTGCAATGGGACGGTAAACTCAACGGAAGTCCTGTCCCGACTGGAAACTACTGGTATACGATAAAAGTTTCAGACGGCAGAGTATATACAGGCTGGCTTCTGATTAAAAACAGAGACTAA
- a CDS encoding TetR/AcrR family transcriptional regulator has product MSNQAKKDQTQELIKDTAKNLFFVKGKFDATTQEIADEAGVNRTLINYYFRSRDNLIQIIFDEAQKVEKEKSEIIMNSDLPLKEKISQFIEGSLSTSLQYPYLETYIVSQINKGNCHKKDIEEDELKRLFTDIETEMERGNIERMKPIHFLLNMISLLVFPSAVRPLLMENLMISEEEFDKIISERKEIILNMLFKN; this is encoded by the coding sequence ATGTCAAATCAAGCAAAAAAAGACCAAACACAGGAATTAATTAAAGACACGGCAAAGAATTTATTCTTTGTGAAAGGTAAGTTTGACGCTACTACTCAGGAAATTGCAGATGAAGCCGGTGTCAACAGAACGCTTATCAATTATTATTTCCGCTCACGGGACAACCTCATCCAGATTATTTTTGATGAAGCCCAGAAAGTGGAAAAAGAAAAATCTGAAATCATCATGAATTCTGATCTTCCTCTGAAAGAAAAGATCAGCCAGTTTATCGAAGGAAGTTTATCTACAAGTCTTCAGTATCCTTATCTCGAAACCTATATCGTTTCACAGATCAATAAAGGAAACTGCCACAAAAAAGACATCGAAGAAGATGAACTGAAAAGGCTTTTTACAGATATAGAAACAGAAATGGAACGGGGAAATATAGAGAGGATGAAACCTATTCATTTTCTTCTGAATATGATTTCTCTGCTGGTTTTCCCAAGTGCGGTAAGACCTTTATTAATGGAAAATCTTATGATCAGTGAGGAAGAATTTGATAAGATCATATCCGAAAGAAAAGAGATCATCTTGAATATGTTATTTAAAAACTAA
- a CDS encoding TolC family protein, producing the protein MMKKRITANKLKVGIAAAFMMFGFSSVSAQQQVSLQEAIKQALQNKAEAKKAALQIKKAEYKIDEAKAGALPQISATAGVTYNPIIQESLLAFGGEKIRAQFGQPWNSTASVQLQQAIFDQRVFTGLKAAKSTREFYVLNAQLTNEQIIENVASAYYQVFVQEENLKTVEASYANTEKVRNVIKSLVDNGLAKSIDLDRTNVQLTNIGSNKQTLINSVQLAKNALKFYMGVPIESDIELEEKTIEPKPELVAGNLNLDNRTEIKVLNKNRELLVFNKKATEAYLYPTVSLVANYGWGANGAKFPLTNGLKNGVLWSDYSAIGLNVNIPIFTGGATKAKINQAEVDIQDLDLDIQNTQLSLNLDYKNAITNIENALINIESMKDNVGLAERVQKNTQSNYQYGLATLTEVLDAENALTQAKQNYANALLDYKQAEIKLIKAKGELNTLQNP; encoded by the coding sequence ATTATGAAAAAACGTATAACTGCAAACAAGCTAAAAGTAGGAATAGCGGCTGCATTTATGATGTTCGGTTTTTCATCGGTGTCTGCACAACAGCAGGTTTCCTTACAGGAAGCGATCAAACAGGCACTTCAGAATAAAGCGGAAGCCAAAAAGGCAGCTTTACAGATCAAAAAAGCCGAATACAAGATTGATGAGGCAAAAGCAGGAGCTTTACCTCAGATTTCAGCGACAGCAGGTGTCACTTACAATCCGATTATTCAGGAATCCCTTCTTGCATTTGGAGGCGAAAAAATCAGAGCCCAGTTCGGTCAGCCGTGGAACTCTACCGCTTCCGTACAGCTTCAACAGGCAATTTTCGATCAGAGAGTTTTCACCGGATTGAAAGCAGCAAAATCTACAAGAGAATTTTATGTTCTTAATGCACAGCTTACCAATGAGCAGATCATCGAAAACGTAGCATCCGCTTACTATCAGGTTTTTGTTCAGGAAGAAAATCTTAAAACCGTAGAAGCAAGCTATGCGAATACCGAAAAAGTAAGAAATGTGATTAAAAGTCTGGTGGATAACGGACTGGCAAAATCCATTGATCTCGACAGAACCAATGTTCAGCTTACCAACATCGGATCAAACAAACAGACATTAATTAATTCTGTTCAGTTGGCTAAAAATGCACTGAAGTTCTACATGGGAGTTCCGATTGAATCTGATATCGAGCTTGAAGAAAAAACCATTGAACCAAAACCGGAACTGGTTGCAGGAAATTTAAATCTTGATAACCGTACCGAAATCAAAGTTTTAAATAAAAACAGAGAGCTTTTGGTATTCAATAAAAAAGCGACTGAAGCGTATCTTTACCCTACAGTAAGCCTTGTTGCCAATTACGGCTGGGGTGCAAACGGAGCAAAATTTCCATTAACTAACGGGCTTAAAAATGGTGTGCTTTGGAGCGATTACTCTGCAATCGGATTAAATGTTAATATTCCGATTTTTACCGGAGGAGCTACAAAAGCGAAGATCAATCAGGCAGAAGTTGATATTCAGGATCTTGATCTGGATATTCAGAATACACAGTTAAGCCTTAATTTAGATTATAAAAATGCCATTACCAACATAGAAAATGCTTTAATTAATATTGAAAGTATGAAAGACAACGTAGGATTGGCAGAAAGAGTTCAGAAAAATACACAATCCAACTACCAGTACGGTTTAGCAACACTTACAGAAGTTCTGGATGCAGAAAATGCTTTAACGCAGGCAAAACAGAATTACGCTAATGCTTTGTTGGATTACAAACAGGCTGAAATCAAGCTAATTAAAGCAAAAGGAGAATTAAACACACTACAAAACCCGTAA